tcatcaaacacacttcattcagactggacacaaactgaaccACAGCCGTCAGAACAGTGCTGGTTtcacctctggttcggtccaaataaatcctcagttcacagagtaacgtgaaaatattctgtctctctctctgtcctctcctgtccctgcctgccgtgtcttctcgtccccggagtcatagtcctggtcagagccgctgtaaatcacctctgtactgtgtcctctgtcttcacactgacctccgtctctctcagaGACTgagttcagtcccagtctgtcCACACATCCAGACAGACCCTGGagctaactgggctaactagctaatagtATCTAGCTACAGCTGTTGTTACTCTGAGCTTCACATTGTGTCCATATTTTACAGACTACACCTTTAAAGAGACTCTGTGGAGTTAATTCattctgtctgtccgtcctcgTCCTCCGTCCATCCCTGCAGACGTGGACGAGTGCAGCGAGCGCAGTGATGAAGACCTCCTCTGTGATCACTTCTGTCACAACTACATCGGAGGATACTACTGCTCCTGTCGCTATGGTTACCTGCTGCACTCTGACAACCACACCTGCAGAGGTGAGGcccaacttcctgtttgtctgtgagAGTCGTCTGCATGCTGACGGAGGTGAAGGTGGTGTTTCTGAGACGACTGACATGAAGAcgattattttttgtgttttctgatattttgtgTCTAAATATGCAAATCAGatgttatttaattaaaaatgtcctAATTTTCATAAATCTTCAGAACATAAATGTAAACGTGGGATAAATCCTGGTTCAAACTTCAGAGGTTTTTATATCTCTTTATCAAAACTCCATAAAtctggaaataaaataaaataattcagtgtgtgttcactgaacacactgaacacactgaacacactgaacacacactgaacacactgaacacacactgaacacacactgaacacacactgaactcacactgaacacaaactgaacacacactgaacacacactgaacacactgaacacacactgaacacacactgaacacacactgaacacacactgaacacactgaacacacactgaacacacactgaacacaaactgaacacacactgaacacactgaacacacactgaacacacactgaacacacactgaacacactgaacacacactgaacacaaactgaacacacactgaacacaaactgaacacaaactgaacacacactgaacacactgaacacacactgaacacacactgaacacacactgaacacaaactgaacacacactgaacacactgaacacaaactgaacacacactgaacacacactgaacacactgaacacactgaacacacactgaacacactgaacacacactgaacacacactgaacacactgaacacactgaactcacactgaacacactgaacacaaactgaacacacactgaacacactgaacacactgaacacacactgaacacactgaacacacactgaacacacactgaacacactgaactcaCACTGAactcacactgaacacactgaacacaaactgaacacacactgaacacactgaacacactgaacacacactgaacacattgaacacacactgaacacacactgaacacactgaactcacactgaacacactgaacacactgaacacacactgaacacacactgaacacactgaacacactgaacacactgaacacactgaacacacactgaacacactgaacacacactgaacacacactgaatacacactgaacacacactgaacacaatgaacacatactgaacacactgaacacacactgaacacactgaacacacactgaatacacactgaacacacactgaacacacactgaacacactgaacacactgaactcacactgaacacacactgaatgcacactgaacacactgaacacacactgaacatactgaacacacactgatcacacactgaacacacactgaacacactgaactcaCACTGAactcacactgaacacactgaacacacactgaacacactgaacacacactgaacacacactgaacacactgaacacacactgaatgcacactgaacacactgaacacacaacTACATCGGAGGATacatactgaacacacactgaacacacactgaacacactgaacacacactgaacacactgaactcaCACTGaccacacactgaacacacactgaacacacactgaacacaaactgaacacactgaacacacactgaacacactgaacacacactgaacacacactgaacacactaaacacacactaaacacacactgaacacacactgaacacacactgaacacacactgaacacactaaacacacactgaatacacactgaatacacactgaacacacactgaacacacactgaacccactgaacacacactgaacacactgaatacacactgaacacactgaacacacactgaacacacactgaacacacactgaacacacactgaacacactaaacacacactgaatacacactgaatacacactgaacacacactgaacacacactgaacccaCTGAATACACACTGaatacacactgaacacactgaacacacactgaacacactgaatacacactgaacacactgaacacacactgaacacactgaacacacactgaacacactgaacacacactgaacacactgaacacactgaacacacactcagaggaaaaacagaaaaacatgattcaGCTTCAGTTtagttgaagaaatgttaatgagcagagaaagatcctcattggctgattgactgaataaactgaataaacaaactgaccttaaagaacaacacagtttatactgttttactatGTTTAtctgtggcggaccctgccacctttctagcttcagacgGTGTTgtgggaccttattgtcctctgagagcagctggtttattcactgatggacacagtttgtattatgacctcattaatattgtaaacatgaaACTCTCAGTTTGAATTCTACAGAATGACCCTTTAATATTCCTCCAACAATTAAATTAACCCTGATTGAAGGAAATATATTTAGTTATAAAATATTAGTTTCATCGTCTGTTTAGTAACTTGactttaaacaaactttaaactgTTTCAGAAGTTAAAGTGTTTGACGTTTgaacaaaaagacacagaaatgtTCTGAGCTGTAATAATAACACTGATGATTATCTCTGATGTGAGACATGTTGCATGACTGTGACACCAGACTCtctatgctgtgtgtgtgtgtgtgtgtgtgtgtgtgtgtgtgtgtgtgtgtgtgtgtggactctAACCTCAGTGTGACTGATAGGAGCTGCTGACTGCTggtaaatatttacatgttctGCATGATTCTGTATGGAGGAggctcacacacccacacacccacacacatacacacacacacacacacacacacacacaccacacacacacacacacacagatcagacTGTGCTGCTCTGACGTTCACACTCAGATATTTTACTAAACAAACATGGTCCTGATTATTTAAAACACCttctaactgtgtgtgtgtgtgtgtgtgtgtgtgtgtgtgtgcgtgtgtgtgtgtgtgtgtgtgtgtcagtggagtGCAGTGATGGTGTGTTCAGGGAACGTTCCGGTGTTCTGAGCAGTGTAGATTTTCCGTCTCCGTACCCGAAGAGTTCAGAGTGTTTGTACCGGGTTGAGGTGGAGCTGGGCTTCAGGCTCCGTCTCCAGTTTGATCCCCGCTTTGATGTGGAGGACCACCCCGACGTCAGCTGCCCCTACGACCACGTCAAGGtgacgcccacacacacacacacacacacacacacacacacacacacacatgctgctgtgtgtctgtgagtcaCACTCTGACTGACAGGAAACACTCATGAAATAAAGATcgcacacacagctgacagtcaTTCATGAAGTCTgagtgtgcgcgtgtgtgtgtgtgtgtgtgtgtgtgtgtgtgtgtgtgtcagatcaGAGCGGGCAGCAGAGAGTTCGGTCCGTTCTGTGGAGATCGATCTCCAGGAGACATTCAGACCGACAGCAACGTCGTCTCCGTCTTCTTCCACAGCGACAACTCAGGAGAGAACCAGGGCTGGAGGATCACATACACATctacaggtaacacacacacgtacacacacacatgcacacacacacacacacacacacacacacacagagtcagaacACTTTCCATCAATGCTTTAATTTTGTCGTGACAGGAAGTCCGTGTCCGGTCCCTGAGACTCCACCCCACGCCCTGCTGAGTCCCGTGCAATCAGAGTACTCCTTCAAAGACCATGTGCTGCTCACCTGTGAGCCTGGATACACCATGCTGCAGGTGAGCTTCCtgctcagtgatgtcacagtctgtTTACCTGTGAGAAagtctttaaattaaaatctgtttgtgttcaAACCGTGTGTACTGATGCAGCTGACAGTActtgtaatgtgtgtgtaatggagtattttaaCTTGATTGTAATGgtactttcacttcagtaaatGACCTGAGTACTTCCTGCAGTCCTGCTGCTGGTTCTGTCGCCCTCTGCTGGGTCCAGTCCAGTCCTGTTTGTCCAGACTCAACATGTTTGGTTCTTCTCACCTGGACTGTGATGAACTGGACGTTCAGTCAGTTGACTGATGCTGAGTCCACACATTCgttactccagtaaaagtaatcgagtacaggctctgacatgtactcagagtatcagagtaaaaagtctccctctgaaggacatttgtgatcaaagctaactgaagctcacgtcatattaatataattcaaagactattaaagttaaaggtagagtcagtaggatttgtcccagctgttcctgaacgcaccacaaagatagttgatagttgagtctcattcccaggacgtcaaacagccacatgttgggttggtaaagcgtcccgagcagcaacaaagagagaaaataagaaactctctgcagatacgagacactaacacgccttttctccccattcagcctccctctctgtctgtttacgtcttttaagtctttgtttcgtctcgctgcgtctgccgtgcgtgatgtgctctgataggtcgacatcagtctggtgatgttggaaaggcggcgtgcgatgacgccaaataacaataatccataattcacctcagatgcatcaaactaaagtaacgaggctgtttgaagctgtgaggaggagaaagttcagatgtttgtgttcagatgtagagagggaaagtctcagagatactcaggtacaggacagatacctgaaacatggactgaaggacagtacagatacctgaaacatgtactgaagtacagtaatgaagtaCAGATGTGTAGATGTACAGATGTTGCAGCATCAACAGTCTGACCTTTGGCCTCTTGTTGTGTGTTGACAGGACGGACGGTTGGTGGATCATCATCAGATGGAGTGTCGGTCTGACGGCTCGTGGAGCAGcagtcctcctctgtgtcacagtgagaacacacactgaagctcCTCCTCTTCAATAATGATGTTCAACATGTCGTCAGTTTCATGATGAAGCAGCTTGTTCACTCCGTTCTCCCTCCAGACActtctgatgatgtcatcagactCTGAATCCTTAGAGGACTGACTGAAGGCTGTAATCTGTCAAGATTAACAGAACgtttctttatttcctgttttttctttcttttcttttcttttcttttcttttgtccaaataAAACTCTTGTGCTCTcactgagctgcaggtgtggACACACACAGGTGGAGGGTGACGAGTCGTTGAACAtcatctgtgtttacatcagttTCTCTGTGATGCTGTCAAATACTGTGAGCTGTTCATGTGACTctttaaatgtgaagctgctgcaggttaACACTGACCTCCGATCAGACGAACGCTGACCTCAGATCAGATGAACGCTGACCTCCGATCAGACGAACACTGACCTCCGATCAGACGAACGCTGACCTCCGATCAGACGAACGCTGACCTCAGATCAGACGAACGCTGACCTCAGATCAGACAAACGCTGACCTCCGATCAGACGAACACTGACCTCAGTTCAGTCAGGCAGTGTGTTGAGcctgtgttgtttctgtttacTGTGAAGTTTGTGCACAAACCCTGATCAGAGTCAAacttccctctttctttctttctttctttctttctttctttctttctttctttctttctttctcttctgtagAAACAGACTctgggaggaggaagaggcggTCTCTGTCCAGCATCTTATCCAATCGCAGTCTAGATTAGTCACAGAGTGATCCCTATTGGCTGATAGACAAACTGTAGGAACAGCCCAGAAGTGTCGCTAGTTTTACTTtctaataaaacaaatgaaaaacagaatcTGCAGTCGTGTGTTTCTGTCAAacaaactattattattaatgacaatattaatgacaatattaatgataatattaataataattgaagatcagcagctgctctgtgatcacagcaacAATCACACTTCTGATTTAactaataaaatgtgattaacaTCAGTGAGATGTGATGAACTGTGACAGTGTCAGTGATCTATGAGACGTCTGTGTTCAGGTAAACGTGACAGGTGAGACGTTAATATGACTGTTTTCATTAAACATCATCTGATGTTAATGAACCTTCATTCATCACATTCATTCTACAGTAATTAACAGTTTAGTATAAACATATTGATCCACTGAATCTGCTCGTGTTTTTATAAAGTAAAGTTACAGAGTTCTGCAGCcaggagaaaaacactgaattaacatttaatatttaatatttaaatgagCTCTGGTTATTGGATGAGTTCATCATGTGACCTAATCTTCATCTTTAACtcatgtctgtctctccatcctcctactcctcctcatcctcctcctcatccatcctcctcctgctcctcctcctcctccatcctactcctcctactcctcctcatccatcctcctcctcctcctcctcctcctcctcctccatcctactcctgctcctgctcctcctcctcctccatcctactcctcctcatcctcctcctcctcacccatcctcctcctcctcctccatcctactcatcctcctcctcatccatcctcctcctgctcctcctcctcctccatcctactcctcctcatcctcctcctcctcctccatcctactcctgctcctgctcctcctcctcctccatcctactcctcctcatcctcctcctcctcacccatcctcctcctcctcctccatcctactcatcctcctcctcctcatccaccctcctcctcctcctcctcctcctcatccatcctcctcttcctcatcctcctccatcctactcatcctcctcctcctcatccaccctcctcctcctcctcctcatccatcctcctcttcctcctcctcctcctcctcctcctcatccatccttttcctcctcctcttcctccttctatTCCTCCTCCTtatccatctcctcctcctcatcatccatccttttcctcctcctcctcctccttctatTCCTCCTCCTtatccatctcctcctcctcctcctcctcacccatcctcctcttcctcatcctcctcctcctcatccaccctcctcctcctcctcctcctcctcatccatcctcctcttcctcctcctcctcatccatcctcctcttcctcctcttcctcttcctcctcctcctcatccatcctcctcctcctcctcctccttctattcctcctcctcatccatccttttcctcctcctcctcctccttctattcctcctcctcatcctcatccttgtcctcctcctcctcctcctattcctcctcctcatcctcatccttgtcctcctcctcctcctcctcctcctgatcctCTCGCTTAACACAGAGCTGATTGGTCTGCTCTCTGTCACAGTGGTGGATTGTGGGAGTCCGAAGGCGGTCGCCATGGCTGATGTGGTGTTTGGTAGTCATGACAACAGCACACTGTTTGGATCGACGGTTCAGTACATCTGCAGGGAGGATGGCAGCAACAGTAAGAGTACCAGTACTGTCTGAAGCGAGTACTTATACACGTGTATAGTATAAACATGTACCCACAGGACAGTACACAGAGTACCCTaacttattttacatatattcatCAGTAAAGTAAGTCACTAgttacgagtgtgtgtgtgtgtgtgtgtgtgtgtgtgtgtgttgtaggtTCCTACAGCTGTGAAGCGAGTGGAGACTGGATCAACTCTGAGTCAGGAACCAGACTGCCCACCTGTCTGCCAGGTAACATCTACATGAATCATGGAGTTGTGAGTTCTGACCCTGGAAGTAAAAAGTACGTCAGGAGTTGACTCAGTGTCGTGTCCGTCTCCAGCCTGCGGCCGTCCGTCTCGTTCTCTCCCCCCTCAGGTGAAGAGGATTGTGGGTGGTCGCAGTGCAGAGCCGGGCCTGTTCCCCTGGCAGGTCCTGCTCAGTGTGGAGGATCTGTCCCGGGTACCGGAGGACCGCTGGTTCGGCTCCGGGGCACTGCTGTCCGAGTCCTGGGTCCTCACGGCCGCCCACGTCCTGAGGTCCCAGAGGAGGGACACGAGTGTGGTCCCAGTGGCCCCTGAACACGTCAAGGTCTGAGCAGGAACCAGTATGACCAGTCTATCAAGTATGATAAGTTTTACCAGTGTAACCAGTGGCTGTTCCCCAGGTGTTCCTGGGCCTCCATGATGCTGGAGATAAGCGTGTTGCCACCAACCGTTCAGTGGAGCAGATCTTCCTCCATCCAGACTTCCAACCTGACAACTACAACAACGACATTGCTCTGCTGAGGCTGACGGAGCGGGTGGAGTTCACTCAGCTCATCCAGCCCGtctgtctgcctccacctcaCAGCAAGGTCCCACAAATACTCCCACTAATGTACTATTACTCctactaatactgttgatactaccactaatgtactattactactactaatactgttgatactaccactaatgtactattactactactaatactgttgatactacGACTaatgtactactactactactaatactgttgatactacaACTAATGTACTAATACTCCTACTAATACTGTTAATACTACGACTACTGTGCTATTACTCctactaatactgttgatactaccactaatgtactattactactactaatactgttgatactaccactaatgtactattactactactaatactgttgatactacGACTaatgtactactactactactaatactgttgatactacaactaatgtactattactcctactaatactgttgatactaccactaatgtactattactcctactaatactgttgatactacgactaatgtactattactactactaatactgttgatactacaACTTatgtactattactactactaatatTGATGATACTACAACTAatgtactattactactactaatactgttgatactacgactaatgtactattactactactaatactgatGATACTACAACTAatgtactattactactactaatactgttgatactacaactaatgtactattactcctactaatactgttgatactacaactaatgtactattactactactaatactgttgatactacaACTAATGTACTAATACTCctactaatactgttgatactacGACTACTGTGCTATTACTCctactaatactgttgatactacCACTGACTAatgtactattactactactaatactgatGATACTACCACTAatgtactattactactactaatactgatGATACTACAACTAATGTACTATTACTACCaatactgttgatactacaactaatgtactattactactactaatactgttgatactacaactaatgtactattactaccaatactgttgatactacaACTAATGTACTAATACTACCaatactgttgatactacaactaatgtactattactactactaatactgttgatactacaactaatgtactattactaccaatactgttgatactacaactaatgtactattactactactaatactgttgatactacaactaatgtactattactactactaatactgttgatactactactaatactattGATACTACTACAACTGGTACCAGTACCACAGCCCTGTACTGCTACTGCAGTATATCCTGTGTTCTCAGGTGCAGCACATGttgacttttcctttttcttacAAAGTAAAGACAGTAATCATCTAGAATCTTTACATCTTTAGAAAGGAGCATTTTGAGCAGAGTTCTGACTCAACATGTCGGCCGTCAGTGAGCACCTGTGACTCTAGTTCTTGCAGTGTGTCCTGCTCCGTCGTCACTAGTTGGCGTTGTCGGCGTGATGCAACAGGACAGCTGACCTTCATCACCGCTGGTTCTCTGATGTCTCGTCGGTGTGTCTGGACTCTCGACACTAAACGACGTCCTCTTGTGtttcat
This is a stretch of genomic DNA from Pagrus major chromosome 2, Pma_NU_1.0. It encodes these proteins:
- the masp1 gene encoding mannan-binding lectin serine protease 1 isoform X2 encodes the protein MSLSVASFLFYFIFFFFFFFSSVVDAQLLSLSEMYGSLQSPNFPDPYPRETALHWNISVPDGFQIKLYFSHFDLEPSYLCEYDYVKVEAEGEVLALFCGREETDTEAVPAQQLVTSPRNSLSVSFTSDFSNEERYSGFKAHYSAVDVDECSERSDEDLLCDHFCHNYIGGYYCSCRYGYLLHSDNHTCRVECSDGVFRERSGVLSSVDFPSPYPKSSECLYRVEVELGFRLRLQFDPRFDVEDHPDVSCPYDHVKIRAGSREFGPFCGDRSPGDIQTDSNVVSVFFHSDNSGENQGWRITYTSTGSPCPVPETPPHALLSPVQSEYSFKDHVLLTCEPGYTMLQDGRLVDHHQMECRSDGSWSSSPPLCHMVDCGSPKAVAMADVVFGSHDNSTLFGSTVQYICREDGSNSSYSCEASGDWINSESGTRLPTCLPACGRPSRSLPPQVKRIVGGRSAEPGLFPWQVLLSVEDLSRVPEDRWFGSGALLSESWVLTAAHVLRSQRRDTSVVPVAPEHVKVFLGLHDAGDKRVATNRSVEQIFLHPDFQPDNYNNDIALLRLTERVEFTQLIQPVCLPPPHSKDDPPSPLPNSLGVVAGWGISNLNTSSSSSSSSSSGAPPSLTSDLGLTSDLLQFVKLPVVSQDECEASYASRSVTYNITDKMFCAGFFEGGQDTCLGDSGGAFVMEDGVSQRWAVFGLVSWGGPEDCGSQRVYGVYTRVSKYVEWIQMQLHAAPWWRG
- the masp1 gene encoding mannan-binding lectin serine protease 1 isoform X1, which codes for MKPGVCVDRGAKLSRLAHLASESRLWIRTIFLLSLSVASFLFYFIFFFFFFFSSVVDAQLLSLSEMYGSLQSPNFPDPYPRETALHWNISVPDGFQIKLYFSHFDLEPSYLCEYDYVKVEAEGEVLALFCGREETDTEAVPAQQLVTSPRNSLSVSFTSDFSNEERYSGFKAHYSAVDVDECSERSDEDLLCDHFCHNYIGGYYCSCRYGYLLHSDNHTCRVECSDGVFRERSGVLSSVDFPSPYPKSSECLYRVEVELGFRLRLQFDPRFDVEDHPDVSCPYDHVKIRAGSREFGPFCGDRSPGDIQTDSNVVSVFFHSDNSGENQGWRITYTSTGSPCPVPETPPHALLSPVQSEYSFKDHVLLTCEPGYTMLQDGRLVDHHQMECRSDGSWSSSPPLCHMVDCGSPKAVAMADVVFGSHDNSTLFGSTVQYICREDGSNSSYSCEASGDWINSESGTRLPTCLPACGRPSRSLPPQVKRIVGGRSAEPGLFPWQVLLSVEDLSRVPEDRWFGSGALLSESWVLTAAHVLRSQRRDTSVVPVAPEHVKVFLGLHDAGDKRVATNRSVEQIFLHPDFQPDNYNNDIALLRLTERVEFTQLIQPVCLPPPHSKDDPPSPLPNSLGVVAGWGISNLNTSSSSSSSSSSGAPPSLTSDLGLTSDLLQFVKLPVVSQDECEASYASRSVTYNITDKMFCAGFFEGGQDTCLGDSGGAFVMEDGVSQRWAVFGLVSWGGPEDCGSQRVYGVYTRVSKYVEWIQMQLHAAPWWRG
- the masp1 gene encoding mannan-binding lectin serine protease 1 isoform X3 is translated as MKPGVCVDRGAKLSRLAHLASESRLWIRTIFLLSLSVASFLFYFIFFFFFFFSSVVDAQLLSLSEMYGSLQSPNFPDPYPRETALHWNISVPDGFQIKLYFSHFDLEPSYLCEYDYVKVEAEGEVLALFCGREETDTEAVPAQQLVTSPRNSLSVSFTSDFSNEERYSGFKAHYSAVDVDECSERSDEDLLCDHFCHNYIGGYYCSCRYGYLLHSDNHTCRVECSDGVFRERSGVLSSVDFPSPYPKSSECLYRVEVELGFRLRLQFDPRFDVEDHPDVSCPYDHVKIRAGSREFGPFCGDRSPGDIQTDSNVVSVFFHSDNSGENQGWRITYTSTGSPCPVPETPPHALLSPVQSEYSFKDHVLLTCEPGYTMLQDGRLVDHHQMECRSDGSWSSSPPLCHKTDSGRRKRRSLSSILSNRSLD